A window of Roseburia hominis A2-183 genomic DNA:
ATATGAAATTGTGTGTTAGTCTTCCTTCGCCCAGTTGAACGAATAAGTAACGGCTTTCTTCCACATGCGGACTTTCTTGTTACGCTCCTCGTCGGTGATCTCCGGTGTGAAGGTGCGGTCGATTGCCCAGTTCTGAAGAACATCCTCTTTGCTTGCCCAGTAGCCGACTGCCAGTCCGGCGAGATAGGCAGCACCCATGGCTGTGGTCTCCACGCACATCGGACGGTTGACCGGAGCATTGCTGATGTCCGCCTGCATCTGCATGAGCAGATTGTTTGCGCTTGCTCCGCCGTCTACCTTTAATGCTGCAAGATCAATACCGGAATCTGCTTTCATTGCAGCCAATACATCATTAACCTGGTAAGCGAGAGACTCTAAGGTTGCACGGATAATATGGTATTTATTCACACCGCGGGTAATGCCTACGATAGTTCCACGTGCGTATTGATCCCAGTACGGGGCACCAAGACCGGTGAAAGCAGGCACGACGTAGCAGCCGTTGGTGTCTTTGACTTTTCTTGCCATGTATTCGGAATCCGGAGAGGAATCGATGAAGCGCATCTCATCGCGAAGCCACTGGATGGAGGCACCTGCAACGAAGATGGAACCCTCGAGTGCGTAGTTTACTTTTCCGTCGAGACCCCATGCGATCGTGGTAACCAGTCCGTTCTTGGAGAATACAGGTTTTTCGCCGGTGTTCATAAGTAAGAAACAGCCGGTTCCGTAAGTATTTTTTGCCTCACCGGCGGTAAAACAGGTCTGACCGAACAGAGCGGCCTGTTGGTCACCGGCAGCACCGGCAATCGGAATCGGGCCTCCGAAGAATACCGGGTTTGCTTCGCCGTACACGCAGCTGGATGGCTTCGGTTCCGGCAGCATACATTTTGGAATATTCAGTTCTTTTAAAATATCTTCATCCCACTCCAGGGTATTGATGTTGAACATCAAGGTTCTGGAAGCGTTGGAGTAATCAGTTACGTGAACCTGACCCTGTGTCAGTTTCCAGATCAGCCATGTCTCCACGGTTCCGAAGAGCAGCTCGCCTCTCTCGGCTCTCTCTCTGGCGCCTTCAACGTTGTCGAGCAGCCATTTTAATTTCGTTCCGGAGAAGTAGGCGTCGATCACCAGTCCTGTCTTCTGGCGGAAGGTATCAACCAGTCCCTTGGCTTTTAAGGAATCGCAGTATTCGGAAGTACGGCGGCACTGCCATACGATCGCGTGATGAATCGGTTCGCCGGTGTTCTTATCCCATACGATGGTGGTCTCGCGCTGATTGGTAATTCCGATTGCCCCGATATCGGCTGCAGTCGCGCCCACATTTGCCATTGCCTCCTTGGCAACTTCAAGCTGTGTGGACCAGATCTCCTCCGCGTCGTGCTCTACCCAGCCCGGCTTCGGGAAATACTGTGTAAATTCTTTCTGGGCAACGCTGCACATTTCACCCTTCTCATTGAAAAGTATGCAGCGGTTGCTGGTGGTTCCGGCATCGAGTGCCATGATGTACTTTGCCATGTAAAGTCCCTCCATTTTCTTAGTGTGGAAACCGGCCCCACCCGGTTCCCCTCTGGTTGTATGAGTGGCGGTCTGATGTGCCGCTCACCGTTTGTGGCTTTAGTGTAACTGCGTTGCGGGTGAATGTCTTTAGACAGACTTCTGTGATTGTAAAAGAGGAGTCCTGCGTTTTTACATATATGCAATATTGACAAAAAACATGAATAGATTGCTAAATTATTAACAAATATAGACGATTAGTGGGGAATATACGATAATAAAAGAAGTAAGCACAGGAAGGAGTCGGATAGGTATGAAAAATGTGAGTGTACGTTAGAAGATGATTATTCTGGCACTGATCACACTGATCGGAACACTGGCGATCGGAATTCTGTCAGTAAACCGGATTCTGATTATGGAGAGGGGTTCAGAGAGTGTTCTCCGCGCAAGTATCGAAGAAGATTACGATGAGAATATTAAGAATCAGGTAGATAATGCGATTTCCATGCTGGATGCGGTGTATGCAGGCTATGAGAATGGTGATTATTCCTATGAGGAAGCGGAAACACGCGGTGCAGATCTGCTGCGGGAACTCAGGTACGGGGACGGCGGATACTTCTGGGCAGATACCTATGATGGAGAGAATGTGGTTCTGCTTGGAAGCGCGACGGAAGGGACGAACCGCATGGAGACGAAGGATGCGGATGGTTACCAGATGGTAAAAGAGATTATCCGCGTCGGGCAGGAACCGGACGGCGGATATACGGATTATGTATTCCCGAAAGAAGGTGAGACGGAATCTTCTCCGAAGAGATCCTACAGCAGGGCATTTGAGCCGTTTGGCTGGGTTGTCGGAACGGGAAACTATATTGACTATATCGATGAGACTGTTGAGAAAGAAACGCAGGCAATGCGGGAGAATGTAAAAACGGCACTGATCGCGATTATCGGAACGGGCAGTCTGCTGATTGTGATTGTCATGGCGGTCTGTCTGTATATGGCGTTTTCACTGAGCAGATCTTTTCAGGTTGCCCAGATACAGAAGGTGACGGAGGAAGTTACATCTTCTGTGGCACAGCTTTCTTCTGATGCGGAGCAGCTGCTTGCCTTTGTTGGAAATGATGTGGTGGCGAGCTATGATACGTTTGATGAGGTGGCAGACGCTTATAACCAGGATGCCGGAAAGATCGATGCACTGATCAGCGATTTCAGCGCGACATCCGAGGAGCTTCTGGCATCGATTGATGGCGTGCTGGATGCGATGGAGGGAATTGCAACGGCAACGAACGAAGGTGCCAAGGGAACGACTGATATTGCACAGAAGACCGTAGAAGTGAAATCCAAGGCAGATACGTGATCTGCTCCACATCTTAGAGGAGATGGAAGAAGAACTTACTCATGCCGGATGACGTCGGCATACTGGCCGCGCACCACGGTAAGCAGGGAATCCGGATTGACCGTGATGGAGGTGCCGATGCGTCCGCCGCTGATGTAGATCTTGTCAAAAGCCGCAGCGCTCTCGTGCACGATGGTCGGGAACTGCTTTTTCATGCCCAGAGGAGAGCAGCCGCCGCGGACATAACCCGTGATGGCAGTGATGTCTTTGACGTGAATCATCTCCACGGATTTTTCGCCGACGGCTCTGGCGGCGGCTTTTAAGTCCACCTCGTCCGCAATGGGGATGACGAACACATAGTATTGCCTGCTTTTTCCCTGCATCACCAGAGTCTTGAAGGACTGTTCCACCGGAGCGCCGGTCGCCTCGGCGGTGTGCAGCCCGTCGATAAATTCTCCACACTCATAATTTAAAATTTCGTACGGAATCTTATTTTTATCAAGAATGCGCATCGCATTCGTCTTTACTTCTTTTCCCATAAAATATTCACTCCTTTGTTTCTTTCCGGAAAATATGTCCTGTGAAGGAAAAACGCTCCGCGTGGATTGCACTGCGGCGGGACATATGATTCATTGTGCCCATAGTCTAGTGGAATTGTGAAAAAAAGTCAAGCGGGACAGATCGGGCTGAATGGGAATAGACAAAGCCGCCGCATTGTTTCTTGAAACTGTGGATTGAATAGAGTATAATGCAGAAAAAGTGACAGAGAGGTATGTGATATGAAAGAAACATTAAAGCGGATCAAGGCAGACATCATAGTCTCGGCGCTGCTTTGCATTGCACTTGGCATTGTGCTTCTGGTATGGCCGGCTGAGACGATCGATGTATTCTGCAAAATCCTTGCCGTTGGATTGATCATTATGGGAGGCGTCGACATCGCATCCTATTTTATGAACCGCAGTATTCATCCGTTTGCGGGAGCATTGGGACTGATTGTATTGTTAATCGGAATCTGGATTTTCCTGCGCCCGGAGAGCATTGTGAGCCTGATCCCGATTGTGATCGGCGTGATCCTCTGCGTACATGGAATCCAGGATCTGAAGCTTGCGATAGAAACGAAGCGCAACGGTTATGAGAAATGGTGGAGCATGTTAATCATTGCAGCGGTCAGCCTGGTGTTCGGTGTGCTCTGTATCGTGAATGCGTTCGGCATGGTAAAGCTGGCACTGCAGTTTATCGGAATTGCCCTGATCTATGACGGTATCTCGGATCTGTGGGTGGCAAACCGCGCCGTGCATGCGGCAAAGATGATGAAGCAGGAAGCGGAAGCCGTGGATGTAGACTATAAAGAGATATAAGATAGCGTCTCTTCCACGTTTGGACAATCCAACGGGTGCATGTCCGGCACACCGGAGACAATGGGCGGACTTTTTAGATTTGTTAAGAGATGTCAACACAATTTTTAATTTTTTTTGCATAAGAAATAGGCCTGATTATTCAGGCTTTTTTCTTATGCAACTATGCTATATTCTTATATATTTCCATCACTCTTGCATAATAGATTTGCAAAAACTTATTTAAACCGGCTATTTTGGCTTGTTTCCTACTTTTTCCTTCATTCTCTTTTTTAATTATAAAACTCAAACTTCGCACATAAATTTTAGCTATGCACCTTGAAAATTCAATATCTGGCAGTTATTTAGTTGTCAGTGTTCAGCCTTTATGCAGCCTGCAGTCGTATTTTCATCATAGTAGGAAGTGCATCCATAAATGCATTCGCCAATTCATTGATTTTTTCGTCTGAAAGTTCAGTGTTATCTGAAAGCATTGTTCTGAACATTTGAAGCAGCATTTGAAAAGCCTGTATCCATGTGATATCAGACATTTCGTCAGAAAAGTATAAAAAGAGCTCCCCAAGTGACCGGTTATCATTGGATTCCCGGCTTTCCAGTGACAGCATCATATATCGGGTGAAAACAACTGCGGTATGCGCAGTCATTGCATCATAGGACAGAGAATTACATTCTCTGCTCAAGTTAAGGTAGCTTTTGCAAAATTAGGTGTGTTTTTTCCTGTAAGCAGACTCATATACATACTTCTGTTGGAGAAAATCAGCAGAAACATGTATTGAAAAATCTCCGTTACCGGAGTGCCTTTCCTTTTATAGGCATTGGCAGCTTTCAAGGCTGAGGAAATATGAAACCTTGTAAAAAATCGTTTGATAGATTTAGAAATCTGCTTATCATTTTGAGGCGCTTGTGTTATACTTTTATTCATAGCATGAGTCTCCGGTTTGTAATTGTTTTTTTGGCAACTCAATTATACCAAAACCATTGGTTTCATGCTATTTTTATGCCAGTTATTATTGAATTTTCAAGGTGCATAGGCACATTTTAATGTGCGAAGTTTGAGTAATTTAATACTTTAGTAATAGATTTTCCCAATAAAGTATGCTATCTTAGTACGATATATGGATAGATATACGTGATAAAAAGAACAATAATTTACAAAGGAAGGGAAAACTATCATGGAAAAGATCAAAAAGCGTATAACTAACTTAAAGGTTGCAGGAAAATTAAAAGTATATCGAATGACAGTGCTTGTTATGACATTATTTTTAGTATTGGTGGCACTGATCTCGACATTAGTGATCCGTTTAAATATAGAGAAGATCACGGAGGTCTGGTCTCCGTCATTGGAATATCTGCAGGATTTAGAGACAATGACTGCGAAATACAGAATCAAACAGTATCAGCATCTAGTAGAATCAGATGCAGCAGTCATGAACTCCTGCGAAGAAGAAATCCAGAAGCTGGAGAGTCAGATCGAGGATACCGGTGCGAAGCTGGATGCAATAATTTCTGCAGACAGCAAAGCTCAAAAAGGACGGGATGATTATGATGTAGCAAACGCTGCATGGGAAAAATACAGGGCTGCTTCAGATGAAATTCTGCAGTTGAGCCGTGAAGGTAAACAGCAGGAAGCATCGAAGCTGATGACCGGAGAGGTGTATGAAGAATATAAGGCTTTTGCTGAGAAATTAACTACATTATGTGAAAAGTTCCAGGTAGAATTAGATCAGGCAAAGACCATGGCTAATGTATGCACTGTAATCATATTTATTGTGATCGTGGCAGCGGGTCTTGCGATTGCTGTAGTGACGACACTGATCGGAAGGATCATTACCAATTCCATTACAGAGCCGGTAGAACAGATAGAGGCAGCAGTTGCCAGCCTGCGTAAGGGCGAACTGTCTAATGTAGAAATGCTTACCTATGAGTCTGAGGATGAGTTTGGCGATACCATCAGGAATCTGAAAGAAGCCATGGGTATTCTGGCAGATTATGTCAGCGAGATCTCTGTGGAGGTAAAGGCAATAGCGCAGGGTGACCTGACCAGAAATGGTGATGATATTACAGATTTCCTAGGCGATTTCTCGGAATTGAAGACATCACTGCTGTATATTCTGAAACGGTTTAACAGTACCTTGACCGAGATCAGCAATCTGGCAGAACAGGTATCATCGAATTCATCCGAGGTGGAAAATGCATCAAAATCCCTGGCGGACGGTGCAACAGAGCAGGCAGGAGTCATCGAGGAATTGAATGCCACCATTGATGCGGTCGTGGATCTGGCAGAAGATACAGCGAAGGAAACACAGAGCGCATCTGCACGTGTAAAAGCCTCTGCAAATAAAGCGAACGAAGAAAAAGAAAAAATGAATGAGCTGCTCACGGAAATGGAGTACATTACAGAAATCTCCAAGGAGATCGGTAATATTATCACAGATATCGAGGATATTGCATCCCAGACCAACCTGTTATCCCTGAATGCTTCCATTGAAGCTGCCAGAGCAGGAGAAGCTGGAAGAGGTTTTGCGGTGGTTGCAGATCAGATCGGCAAGCTGGCAGCAGACAGTGCAAAATCCGCTGTAAATACGAGAGAGTTGATCGATAAGACCTTAGTGGAAATCGAAAAGGGCAATACGATTACAAGAACAACAGCAGAATCATTCAATCAGATCATTGAAGATATGAAGTCCTTTGCAGAGCTTGCAGAGAACACCATGGAGAAAGCCAACTCCCAGGCAGAGTCCTTGGAGCAGATCGGTCAGGGAATTGAACAGCTGTCCGGCGTAGTACAGGGCAATGCTGCATCCTCCGAAGAGAATACTGCGATCAGTATTAATCTGGCAGAGGGAGCAGCCAAGATGCATGACCGCGTGAATATCTTTAAGCTATTCTAGAAAAATGGCAGGAATAGAGTGAAGCTGTCGTAAGGAAGGTTCTTGTTGTGATTAATGATATATTTAAAGTGTTTGGAGAGCAGACAGCAGAAATCTTATTTGAGATCGTTACGGAATGTATGGATGATTATCTGTATATATTTGATCTGCAGGATAATACCTTTGAGATTTCACAGTCAGCTGTGAATCGGTTTAATATGTCGGAAAGTGTTCTGACAGATGCTGCAAATGAAGTTATGAAGGTAGTATATGAGGATGACCGCAGGATGCTTGCAAAGCATCTTGCGGATATATGCGAAGGAAGAGAAAAGGTACATAATCTTCATTACAGGTGGCTTGATAAAGAAGGTATGCCGGTCTGGATTAACTGCCGTGGTATCGTGATCATTGATCAGCAGGGAAAGGCAGAGTATCTGGTCGGGTGTCTGAATGAGACCGGCAACAAGAGAAGAGCCGATAATGTCACAGGACTGCTTGGCGGTCCGGAATTCCTTGCTTACCTGCGTGCACAAAAAGAACCCATTACCAAGGGATTTTTTATGCATGTAGGAATTGATGATTTTGGAGCGATCAATAGCTCCAGAGGAGCTGATTATGGTAATTATATCCTGAAAAGCGTAGCCGGCTGTATGAAGGAATGCCTTTCAGACAAGCAGAGAATTTACCATCTGGTAGCGGATCAGTATGTGATCGTGGATCTGGAAGCTTCCTCCGCAGAAGACGCTGTGGCACTGAAAGAAAAGATTACAGATAAACTTCGTAATTTCATAGTAGCCGAAAATTATGAAGCTATAT
This region includes:
- a CDS encoding cache domain-containing protein, which gives rise to MIILALITLIGTLAIGILSVNRILIMERGSESVLRASIEEDYDENIKNQVDNAISMLDAVYAGYENGDYSYEEAETRGADLLRELRYGDGGYFWADTYDGENVVLLGSATEGTNRMETKDADGYQMVKEIIRVGQEPDGGYTDYVFPKEGETESSPKRSYSRAFEPFGWVVGTGNYIDYIDETVEKETQAMRENVKTALIAIIGTGSLLIVIVMAVCLYMAFSLSRSFQVAQIQKVTEEVTSSVAQLSSDAEQLLAFVGNDVVASYDTFDEVADAYNQDAGKIDALISDFSATSEELLASIDGVLDAMEGIATATNEGAKGTTDIAQKTVEVKSKADT
- a CDS encoding HdeD family acid-resistance protein; the protein is MKETLKRIKADIIVSALLCIALGIVLLVWPAETIDVFCKILAVGLIIMGGVDIASYFMNRSIHPFAGALGLIVLLIGIWIFLRPESIVSLIPIVIGVILCVHGIQDLKLAIETKRNGYEKWWSMLIIAAVSLVFGVLCIVNAFGMVKLALQFIGIALIYDGISDLWVANRAVHAAKMMKQEAEAVDVDYKEI
- the glpK gene encoding glycerol kinase GlpK, producing the protein MAKYIMALDAGTTSNRCILFNEKGEMCSVAQKEFTQYFPKPGWVEHDAEEIWSTQLEVAKEAMANVGATAADIGAIGITNQRETTIVWDKNTGEPIHHAIVWQCRRTSEYCDSLKAKGLVDTFRQKTGLVIDAYFSGTKLKWLLDNVEGARERAERGELLFGTVETWLIWKLTQGQVHVTDYSNASRTLMFNINTLEWDEDILKELNIPKCMLPEPKPSSCVYGEANPVFFGGPIPIAGAAGDQQAALFGQTCFTAGEAKNTYGTGCFLLMNTGEKPVFSKNGLVTTIAWGLDGKVNYALEGSIFVAGASIQWLRDEMRFIDSSPDSEYMARKVKDTNGCYVVPAFTGLGAPYWDQYARGTIVGITRGVNKYHIIRATLESLAYQVNDVLAAMKADSGIDLAALKVDGGASANNLLMQMQADISNAPVNRPMCVETTAMGAAYLAGLAVGYWASKEDVLQNWAIDRTFTPEITDEERNKKVRMWKKAVTYSFNWAKED
- a CDS encoding methyl-accepting chemotaxis protein, which produces MEKIKKRITNLKVAGKLKVYRMTVLVMTLFLVLVALISTLVIRLNIEKITEVWSPSLEYLQDLETMTAKYRIKQYQHLVESDAAVMNSCEEEIQKLESQIEDTGAKLDAIISADSKAQKGRDDYDVANAAWEKYRAASDEILQLSREGKQQEASKLMTGEVYEEYKAFAEKLTTLCEKFQVELDQAKTMANVCTVIIFIVIVAAGLAIAVVTTLIGRIITNSITEPVEQIEAAVASLRKGELSNVEMLTYESEDEFGDTIRNLKEAMGILADYVSEISVEVKAIAQGDLTRNGDDITDFLGDFSELKTSLLYILKRFNSTLTEISNLAEQVSSNSSEVENASKSLADGATEQAGVIEELNATIDAVVDLAEDTAKETQSASARVKASANKANEEKEKMNELLTEMEYITEISKEIGNIITDIEDIASQTNLLSLNASIEAARAGEAGRGFAVVADQIGKLAADSAKSAVNTRELIDKTLVEIEKGNTITRTTAESFNQIIEDMKSFAELAENTMEKANSQAESLEQIGQGIEQLSGVVQGNAASSEENTAISINLAEGAAKMHDRVNIFKLF
- the ybaK gene encoding Cys-tRNA(Pro) deacylase, with the translated sequence MGKEVKTNAMRILDKNKIPYEILNYECGEFIDGLHTAEATGAPVEQSFKTLVMQGKSRQYYVFVIPIADEVDLKAAARAVGEKSVEMIHVKDITAITGYVRGGCSPLGMKKQFPTIVHESAAAFDKIYISGGRIGTSITVNPDSLLTVVRGQYADVIRHE